The following are encoded together in the Bacteroidota bacterium genome:
- a CDS encoding riboflavin synthase — MFTGIIEEVGEVIAINTSKTNTVFTIKSSFTADLQINQSVAHNGVCLSVTAKENNTYQVTAIQETLQKTNLSAVKIGDKVNLERCLSASARFDGHIVQGHVDATATCVSIKDMDGSWVFEFKHAVKPEFITVEKGSVAVNGISLTVVNSKKDRFSIAVIPYTFQHTNLHKLQVGEDVNIEFDVVGKYMAKLSAGYLPNL, encoded by the coding sequence ATGTTTACAGGAATTATAGAAGAAGTAGGCGAAGTGATTGCTATTAACACAAGTAAAACAAATACTGTTTTTACTATAAAATCTTCTTTTACAGCCGATTTACAGATAAATCAAAGTGTTGCGCACAATGGCGTGTGTCTGTCCGTTACAGCCAAAGAAAACAACACGTACCAGGTAACTGCAATACAAGAAACGCTTCAAAAAACAAATTTATCTGCTGTTAAGATAGGAGATAAAGTAAATTTAGAAAGGTGTTTGTCGGCTTCTGCTCGTTTTGATGGACATATTGTACAAGGGCATGTAGATGCTACAGCTACTTGTGTTTCGATAAAGGATATGGACGGAAGTTGGGTGTTTGAATTTAAACACGCTGTAAAGCCTGAATTTATTACGGTAGAGAAAGGCTCTGTTGCAGTTAATGGAATTAGCCTAACAGTGGTAAATTCGAAAAAAGACAGATTTTCTATCGCTGTAATTCCTTATACGTTCCAACATACCAATTTACACAAGTTGCAAGTTGGTGAGGATGTAAATATTGAATTTGATGTTGTAGGAAAATACATGGCAAAACTTTCTGCCGGCTATTTACCTAACTTATAA
- a CDS encoding gliding motility lipoprotein GldH, whose protein sequence is MNFLKNILLITIYLLLISTLSSCDKNRVFEENKQISDQLWNIDEKLSFEVNVTDTLSNHNFYINVRNADGYPYNNLFLFITTQFPNGKFAKDTLECILADESGKWLGEGLGDIWDNQIPFKRKVLFPLQGKYIFTLEQGMRAEELPLILDAGIRIEKQGE, encoded by the coding sequence ATGAACTTTTTAAAAAATATACTACTTATTACCATCTACCTACTACTCATTTCTACATTATCTTCCTGCGACAAAAACAGAGTGTTTGAAGAGAACAAACAAATTTCCGATCAACTTTGGAATATAGATGAGAAGCTTAGTTTCGAGGTTAATGTAACAGATACACTAAGTAACCATAATTTTTACATCAACGTGCGAAATGCAGATGGCTATCCGTACAATAATTTATTTTTATTTATTACCACACAATTTCCGAACGGAAAATTTGCAAAAGACACACTAGAGTGTATTTTAGCAGATGAGTCCGGGAAATGGCTTGGAGAGGGGCTTGGAGATATTTGGGACAATCAAATTCCATTTAAGCGAAAAGTATTATTTCCGCTCCAAGGAAAATATATATTTACACTTGAACAAGGTATGCGCGCAGAAGAACTTCCTCTTATATTAGATGCGGGTATTCGAATTGAAAAACAAGGAGAATAG
- a CDS encoding GNAT family N-acetyltransferase — protein sequence MIDTICCEKETDTSKFASITRANRPRLFDGNYDYNWNEALSEEEKISVRELGKNLEKLFVYRYLFYSDGKAIGWSWGVQKAADEIYMVNTAIEPEYRNKGIYTAFLHLLIKELSEKGFQRIYSRHKLSNNGVIIPKLKAGFVITGIEVDDRFGSVAILSYLTNPIRRKILDIRIGMQKPDEETNALIV from the coding sequence TTGATTGATACAATTTGTTGCGAGAAAGAAACCGACACATCCAAATTTGCCTCAATTACGAGAGCGAATAGACCTCGACTATTTGACGGCAACTATGATTACAACTGGAACGAAGCTTTATCCGAAGAAGAAAAAATTTCTGTAAGGGAATTAGGAAAAAATCTTGAGAAATTATTTGTTTACAGATACCTGTTCTATAGTGACGGTAAAGCAATAGGTTGGAGTTGGGGGGTGCAAAAAGCTGCTGACGAAATATATATGGTAAATACAGCCATTGAGCCCGAATACAGAAACAAGGGAATCTATACAGCTTTTTTGCACTTATTGATAAAGGAGCTTTCCGAAAAGGGATTTCAGCGAATTTACAGTAGGCATAAACTCTCAAATAACGGTGTAATAATTCCGAAACTAAAAGCGGGGTTTGTAATTACGGGCATAGAAGTAGATGACAGATTTGGCTCTGTAGCTATTTTAAGCTATCTGACAAATCCTATAAGAAGAAAAATTTTAGACATCCGCATTGGCATGCAAAAACCAGATGAAGAAACAAACGCACTAATTGTATAA
- a CDS encoding ketoacyl-ACP synthase III, translating to MQKVTAAITAVGGYVPDFVLSNEVLETMVETNSEWIESRTGIKERRILKGEGKATSDMCVEAINQLLKKRGIGAEEIEMVIVGTVTPDHVFPSTSNVICDKIGAKNAWGYDLSAACSGFLFALTTAAQFIETGFHKKIIVVGADKMSSIINYKDRSTCIIFGDGAGAVLLEPNAEGLGFIDAIMKADGAGRNYLHQKAGGSLKPASHATVDAEEHFVYQEGQTVFKAAVKGMADVSAQIMERNKLTSNDVSWLLAHQANKRIIDATAERMGLNSDKVLMNIQRYGNTTAGTIPLLMWDFEKQFKKGDNIVISAFGGGFTWGSIYLKWAY from the coding sequence ATGCAAAAAGTTACTGCTGCTATTACTGCTGTTGGAGGATATGTTCCGGATTTTGTTTTATCCAATGAAGTGTTGGAAACGATGGTCGAAACAAATAGCGAGTGGATTGAAAGTCGTACTGGAATAAAAGAACGAAGAATTTTAAAAGGAGAGGGCAAAGCAACATCTGATATGTGTGTGGAGGCAATTAATCAATTGCTTAAAAAGCGTGGTATTGGTGCCGAAGAAATTGAAATGGTAATTGTTGGAACTGTAACTCCAGACCATGTATTTCCATCTACATCGAATGTTATTTGCGATAAGATTGGTGCTAAAAATGCCTGGGGATACGACTTGTCGGCTGCTTGTTCCGGATTTCTTTTTGCACTAACTACTGCGGCACAGTTTATTGAAACAGGATTTCACAAGAAAATTATTGTAGTTGGTGCCGATAAAATGTCTTCTATTATTAATTACAAAGATCGCTCTACTTGTATAATTTTTGGTGATGGAGCCGGAGCTGTTTTGTTAGAGCCTAACGCAGAAGGACTAGGTTTTATAGACGCTATTATGAAAGCAGATGGTGCAGGAAGAAATTATTTGCATCAAAAAGCCGGAGGATCTTTAAAGCCTGCTTCCCATGCTACAGTTGACGCAGAGGAACATTTTGTGTACCAAGAAGGGCAAACTGTATTTAAGGCTGCCGTAAAGGGAATGGCGGATGTGTCTGCTCAGATAATGGAGCGTAATAAACTTACAAGCAATGATGTAAGTTGGTTGTTGGCGCATCAAGCCAATAAGCGCATTATTGATGCTACCGCAGAGCGTATGGGGTTGAATTCAGACAAAGTGTTAATGAATATTCAGCGTTACGGAAATACTACCGCAGGCACTATTCCGCTGCTCATGTGGGATTTTGAAAAGCAATTTAAAAAGGGCGATAATATTGTAATATCCGCTTTTGGTGGAGGGTTTACGTGGGGCTCTATTTATTTGAAGTGGGCGTATTAA